In one window of Streptomyces sp. NBC_01224 DNA:
- a CDS encoding response regulator transcription factor, whose amino-acid sequence MSMIRLLLAEDQSMVREALAALLGLEPDIEVVAQVARGDEVLAAAHEHRIDVALLDIEMPGMTGIDAAAALRRELPAVKVVVVTTFGRPGYLRRAMESGADAFLVKDAPASQLASAVRKVLAGERVIDPTLAAAALADGASPLTDRERDVLRTAADGSTNAEIAATLHLSQGTVRNYLSMAIQKMAARNRAEAVRIAREKGWL is encoded by the coding sequence ATGAGCATGATCAGACTCCTCCTCGCCGAGGACCAGTCCATGGTGCGCGAGGCCCTCGCGGCACTCCTCGGCCTGGAACCCGACATCGAGGTGGTGGCCCAGGTCGCCCGTGGCGACGAGGTGCTGGCCGCGGCCCACGAGCACCGCATCGATGTGGCGCTCCTGGACATCGAGATGCCGGGCATGACCGGTATCGACGCGGCGGCGGCCCTGCGGCGCGAACTCCCGGCCGTGAAGGTCGTCGTCGTCACCACCTTCGGCCGCCCCGGCTATCTGCGCCGGGCCATGGAGTCGGGCGCCGACGCCTTCCTGGTGAAGGACGCCCCCGCCTCCCAACTGGCCTCGGCGGTACGGAAGGTGCTGGCGGGGGAGCGGGTCATCGATCCCACGCTCGCGGCGGCCGCACTCGCCGACGGAGCGAGCCCGCTCACCGACCGCGAACGCGATGTGCTGCGCACGGCGGCGGACGGCTCCACCAACGCGGAGATCGCGGCCACGCTCCACCTCTCGCAGGGGACGGTCCGCAACTACCTCTCCATGGCGATCCAGAAGATGGCGGCCCGCAACCGGGCCGAGGCGGTCCGCATCGCCCGCGAGAAAGGCTGGCTGTAG